CCAGGAGAGGTTCTTGGGGATGTGCACACCGAGGAACTTAAAGCTGCTGACCCTTTCAACCTCAGCATCACCAATGTGGATGAGGAGGTGTCCACCCCCCTGCTGTCTTCTGTAGTCTACAATCATCTCTTTAGTTTTACTGACGTTGAGAGAGAGTTTGTTGTCCTGGTACCAGCTGGTTCGTGTcttcacctcctctctgtaCGCTGTCCCATCGTTGTCCGTGATGAGGCCCAGGATGGTCGTGTCATCTGTGTCAGTCCATTTTAGTGTCGTCTGAGTCCAGTCCCGTGTCGTCTGTGAGTCCAGTTCTGTGTCGTCTGTGAGTCCAGTTCCGTGTCGTCTGTGAGTCCAGTTCCGTGTCATCTGTGAGTCCAGTACCGTGTCGTCTGTGAGTCCAGTTCCGTGTCATCTGTGAGTCCATTCCAGTGTCCGTCTGAGTTCTTGCAAGTAGCTTATCAAACATTTTGCGTTTGCCATCcccccatgcaaagacatgtacgGGCATTTAGGTTAATGTCTGTTAGAGGCAGCGCATGGGTTGATTAAAATTGCCAACATAGGCTACCCATGCGCATAATCCAAACTAAATCCCTTGCCCCTAATAGTTCCCCTGGAGTGCCCTCTGTATTATAGctcactgaaatcacattgaGGGCCACTCACAAAGATTGCATGAAGAACTCAGGGATACCCCTTCCAGCATGAAGCCTGTATAGGCTGTAAATACTATTTGAAAAGATATTtggtttcccaaaaaaaaaagttatttaaaggaatgtattttttaaatactaattCAGAAAGAATttggttttccattaaaataatttacacaaatgaaatataatgtattttgtatggaaatgtacttgaaaatacttcaaatatatatttacatacattttcaaatacaaatacatacttGTATTTGACCAAGGGCTGTAATAAACAAAGGCAGTAAAGCACATCATCCAAAACAACACCAAGTGGCTTTGAAACAGGAatgaattgattgattaatttagCATTCCATAGTAATGATGACAGTGGCAGATTGAATGAAACTGAGTAACAGCACTGATTGGCTTTGGTTTCTGACAAGTCTGCAGAAGTGCGTGTGAGGTACAGTATGAGTCCATGTGCTGCAAAGGTCCAAGGATGTCTGCTGCATTAAATCCACAAAAGGTAACATCAAGGCAGTAGTGTTTGGACTTTGTGTTCCACATCGCTGCCCACGGTTCTCTATATAGTGGTCGGGCACAGCAGGACAGAGTCAGACTCAGTGCagaaggctcacacacaggtaagatGGAAACTGGTCTCATTCGTCAAGTGTTTTAAACTAACTATGCTGTTGTAAATGAGATATAGTTTGTCATGAGGTATTAATTAATCTTCTGGTGTTCTTTAGGTTCACAGATATAGCCATGAAGTTGTTTGTGGTGCTTGCTCTTGTTGCTTTCACTGGTGAGTGAATTTTGTTCTTTTGCTCAAAGTATGTAGCTTTACTGAAAACCCCTTAACTtaccattttgaaatgaacactATATAAAGTGAAAGTGCCAGAAGTTGACCcgaaataaaaaacacttttatagCAAAGATTGTAGTGAAATGAACAATCGATGCCGTATTAGGACGTAAAACAAAATTGCTTTGCTACATGCCGACAGGCTGTCAAGCCAATGTTCTGAGGTCAGACGAACCCACGCCACAACTGGAGCAGGTGAaagatgcattctgggactaCTTTGTCAAGGCATCACAAAAGGCCCAAGGTGCTCTGAAAACCATCAGAGAGTCTGAGTTGGCACAGCAAGTGAAGTAAGTAGCACATTTGTAGAGCATGGTGACTAGAGTAGACTTACCTGTCACTGACCAATGCTGGCGATCTGAACGccactcactctgtctgtctcctacagTGCCAAGATCAAAGAGAGTGTGGAAGTGGCCCTACAATACAGAGCAATTGTGCAGGAACAGGTGATCGTCATTAGTGACGAGTTACATAAAAAGCTTTCTGAACATGTGGAACAGCTGTCAGAGAGCATGCAGCCAGATATAAATGAAGTGAGGGTCCAGCTGGAGCCCTTAGCAGAGAAGCTGAGTGCCAACATTCAGCAGCAGATGCAGAAGGTGAGGCAGGTGCTGGACCCCTACACAGAGTCCCTGGACAGAAGAGCCCTAGAGCGTGCCCTGCGACGGATGCATCGGAAGCTATTTATGAGTGTGGAGCAGCTGTTGTCCCAGCTGCTGGAGCACCTGCAGGACCAGCTGGGCCCCTCCACTGAGGAGCTGCAGGGGAAAGTGGAGGAGAGCATGCGGGAGTACAGGGAATTTGTGTTGCCCCTGGAAAAAATCCTCAAAAATGAATTCTTTAACAAACTCTCAATGTTCTTCTGGACCCTGTACCCCTACGTTAATGGCCTGATGGTGAAGCTCAATCCCTACATCCAGGGCCTCGAATCCCAGCTCACTGCTCTCTGGGAGTCTTCTGCCAATAGTGCCTAAGTGCAGGAGGAACCACTCCCTGCTCCCCTTATCGATCCTAACTGCCTGAATCTCTCTGGGACTCCAATAACACATGATCATCTTTTCTTGATGCTCTCTTCCAGTACCTGTCAGCTATTGAGTGGCTCTTTCTTACTTTTCATGTACTATTAACAACATTGAAGAGCCACAGCAATTATGACGTCATTCTTTTGTTCAGGAAGCGCTAAGAGAATACTCTgatactgaagcaaagcatttcacttttttcatcaCTGCTTAGATATGTATATATTACTTTTTGACATGTTCTGTAAAAATCGATAGATTCTGTGTTCTCAGATTTCTAACTTTCTGAAATAAAGGCAAGAAAATGAATCattactgcactttttttttaaatttattcatAAGGAGTACTTTcttgtttcaaaacaaaactgatatGATTCCAATGCTATTAAGGCATTGGTTGAAAATGaacttattttacattattacaaaaattGATTAGGATTATGAATGGCAAAGTTGATTTTATATGTCCAATATAATATGCAAGGACTAAGTTAATCATACTAACTATTCTGCTGCAAAGACATCCTCAGTAGCTTCATCAACCAttaacaactttaaaaaatgaaataaattaaaattatttatgaatagCTGGCAAAGTGTATAATGTAAAGCGGattacacaaactcacaaataaACATAGATTATGGGTACAAGGCTAGGGTTCCCACTTATACAAATTAAGGGaagcagtgtgttttttttcatgtttgcagATGGGGCTGGAGGTTGAATATCTTGGTGCACCACCAGGTGTCAGGATAGTGAAACACTCATGTAGTCCAATCCTGTTTGAGAGAATGCAGAACTTGCAACAGGATGACACAGTTTTAACTATTTcctctttttggctggaccgcaacaccggcgccagccctacaaacgcgaatgtctgtgattgattcactgagtgatgaagttacaccattggtcggccgagttatgaagttacaccattggtctgCCGAGGTATGAAGgtacgccattggtcggccgagttgtgaagttacgccattggtcggccgagttgtgttaattgtattactgtgttaattgtattactgttttctattattcaatcattgtttctgtttgcgTCTCATTATCCCTTCCCTGTCTATAATTGTGAATTGTGCTCAACTGTGTCTGATTAGtttccctgtctatttaagttctttgcttccctgatacgggtgctggttccttgtgatTCTGCCTGTGTGATTCTGCCTGTATTTTTTCCCGTTTATTCTGCCCGTGCGTACCTGCCTGTTTGTCCGCCTGCCTGTTTTCGGCcttcctgtgttctgccctgcccaagTTCTGTTCTGCGTTTTTGGGATTATTGgattctcttctgttttctatttttgctttgctttctgagttgccctgcgaggcctttttaTTCCCTGCTTTTTGTTACCTTTTGTGATTAAAGTCTTTGCTTGGATTCACCTTTTGAAATTCTTTGAGTTTTTTCTCaatctgcatttgggtcctgtTCCCCGTTAcctgacagaaggaaccagccagtacTGGACCcaacagagatttttttttctttcttcctttggtttttggttttttgtgttCGACATGCCACCGGTCTGGCGCAAGCCGGTGATCGCTGGGAGGCCCTTCAGGTCCAGTCCTGCCGAAGGACGGGCCCCCCTGTCCGGTCAGGAGGCAGCGCTAAGACTGGTGGACATATGCCAGGGGTTGCGCAAATTGTTGGATTACACGACCGAGTTTAGCGCTGTGGCCGCACAGACTGACTTGCC
This window of the Anguilla anguilla isolate fAngAng1 chromosome 1, fAngAng1.pri, whole genome shotgun sequence genome carries:
- the LOC118230052 gene encoding apolipoprotein A-IV-like; the encoded protein is MKLFVVLALVAFTGCQANVLRSDEPTPQLEQVKDAFWDYFVKASQKAQGALKTIRESELAQQVNAKIKESVEVALQYRAIVQEQVIVISDELHKKLSEHVEQLSESMQPDINEVRVQLEPLAEKLSANIQQQMQKVRQVLDPYTESLDRRALERALRRMHRKLFMSVEQLLSQLLEHLQDQLGPSTEELQGKVEESMREYREFVLPLEKILKNEFFNKLSMFFWTLYPYVNGLMVKLNPYIQGLESQLTALWESSANSA